Within Nodosilinea sp. FACHB-141, the genomic segment TGGCCAGCACCTGCTCCCAAGCTGCTGCTTTGAGCACCTGATCAGGGTGGGATGGCTCTAAGCCATTAGCAGTCAATTTATAAATAGCGGTAAACAACTGCTCCCGCCGAGCCTGCATCTCCACGGCAATATCTGAAATAGACCCAGCCGGGGAATTATCTAGGGCCTGTTGGGCCACTGCGGCCAAACTTGACACGCCAAACAGCGGTATTTCTAGCTGCTGAGCCAGGGTGCGCGCTGTCACCACTCCGATCCGGGTACCAGTAAAGCCCCCCGGCCCCTGGGCCACCGCCAAGAACGAGAGATCCGTCCAGGCGTAGGGCGCGATAAATTCCATCAAAATGGTGTGCAACTGGCTGGAGAGGTCACGCCCTAGAGGCCAGGTCTGGTGACAAATTTCGCCGTCAAAGTTACTCAGGGCCAGCCCCAAGTCAGGGCCGCAGGTATGAATCGCTAGACCTAGCATGAACGTAAATTGGGTATCCAAAAGACTAGGAGTTTAAGAATACAGGAGCCAGGAGCAGGGTAGACCCACCGCTGCATCTTCGAATGTCCTGACCACCGACTTCCCTAACAGTTCTGGTGCTGGCAGACCGATAGCCAGGATGCGATCGCCCGCTCCCTACCCTTACGTGAGGACTACCCTGGTGCCGGTGCTCAACCCAAATCAGCTACTCGCATCACAACATCTGGAGCATTGCAGGGGCAACCAACGTCACTACCTAAAGTCAGGGTTCTGCCCAGTACCGAGTCAACTTTCGGTAACTTTTATAAAGCCTTTTTCTTTACACAGAAAAATCACCAGATGCTCTCAATAATGAAGGTATCCGGCTGTCGGTCTTGATATCTGGTATTGCTACGGTCGCCCCCATGAAAAATCGCTGCCTCCCCAACTGCCTTATTCTCCGCAACTTGTGTGTAATCTTGACCCTGGTTGCCGGAGGCGTACTGATAGCGGCAGACATCCACGCTTCAGCCAACCAGCAAGAGCAGCAGACGACAGCCCTAAAGCAGCTGTTTGTCTACCAAATCTTGTTGAGTGCAGAGCAAAAACAGGAGTAAGCATCAAACGAAGGTAGGGGCGCAGCCTGCTGCGCCCCTACGAAATTCATGCTGCTGAATTGGCCCTAGAGTGCCTCCCTAAACCCCGATCGCAGAGGGCACCGGGTCTTTCTTCGCTTTCCTGGGCCGATTGATTGGGTCCATGTAGGCCTCTAGGCGCTTGAAGACAAAGGACGCCAGGGAGGTCATCACCAAATAGACGATCGCCACTGCCAGATACACCTCAAAGGCGCGGTAGGTGGTCGCCACCGTCAGCTGCCCCTGACGGAACAGTTCTTCAAAGCCGATTACCGCCGCCAAGCTGGTGTCTTTAATCAGGGTGATGAACTCGTTGCCTAGGGGAGGCAAAATGCGCCGAAAAGCTTGAGGAAAGACGACGTAGCGCATAGTCTCGACCGGGTTCATTGCGAGGGATTCGCCCGCCTCCCACTGGCCGCGATCGATGGACTGAATGCCGCCGCGCAGAATCTCCGCCAGGTAGGCGGCTACGTTGAGGCTGAGGGCCAGCACGGCGGCAAAGATGCGGTTAAAGCTGAGGTCAAAGCCCAGGCTTTGGAACAAAGCGGGCAGGCCGAAGTAGATCATAAACAGCTGCACCAGCATGGGCGTGCCGCGAAAGAAGTCGACGTAGATGCGGCACAGCCAGCGCAGGGGTTTAATGGGCGAAATCATCGCAAAGGCCACCAGCGACCCGCCAATCAGCCCCAGGAAGAACGAGGATGCGGTCAGCAGAATGGTGATCCACGCGCCGCGTATCAAGTTTTGGAACAGCCGCCCCCAAGCCAGACCCGAGGCCGTGCCGGCGTTGGCTAAAGACGGAGCGACTCCTGGCAGCTCTGGCGGCTCGCCGGAAAACCAGCGCTGGTAGATCTCGGCGTAGGTGCCGTCTTGCAGCAGGGTGCCGAGGGCGTCATTCATCGCCGTCAGTTCTTCAGAGTTTTTGGGGATAGCAATCCCGTAGTACTCCTCAGTGACCAGCTCGCCGACGATTTTGAGGCCCTCGAGATTGGCCTCGCGGATGGCGTAAAGGGTGACGGGCAGGTCGTTGACCACGGCGTCTACCCGACCGTTGAGCAGCTCTTGCAGAGCCAGGGGCGAGTTGTCAAAGGTGCTGACGGTAGCCCCTTCGACCTGGCCAGCCTGATCGGCTCCGGTAGTGCCAATGGCCACCGCAATGCGCTTACCCTCTAAATCTTCTAGGGTTGTGATGTCGTTGTTGTCCTGGCGAACGGCGATCGCCAGACCCGCCTTAAAGTAGGGCCGGGTGAAATCAATGGTTTGAGCCCGTTCGGCGGTAACGGTCATGCCGCTGATCGCCGCATCAATGGTTCTCGACTGTAACGCCGGGATCAAACCATCAAAGGGCAAGGTGATAAACCTCACCTCTCGCCCAGCGGCTTCCCCCATCGCTGTCATCAGCTCAATGTCAAAGCCGACCAAGTTGCCACTGTCGTCCTTCATCTCAAAGGGCGGAAAGGCAGGTTCAGTGCCCACCTCCCACACCGTTGGAGCATCTTGAGCCAGACCGGTCAGCTGAGCTGCCCCGATCCCGAGCAGCAGTCCTAGCACCAAAGCTAAACAGCGCTTCAACCAGCGTGAGCTAAACAGACGAAAAACCATGTCGGCGACACTCTACGACAAAAGCTTCCGGAAGCTTCCGGGCGATCGCAATCCGGGTTGTGTTGCACCATAGTCAATTCCCTTCGAGATAAAATGTATTTCAGGATACAGATGTCTCTGGTTGCCAGTGATTCTCTGATAGAGATTAAGCCCTGTTATTGCGCCCGCCCATGACGACCACCATGACCGCGATCGCCACCCCCGTAATTGCCTGCGAAAACTTGTACAAAAGCTACGGCTCGCTGGATGTTTTGAAAGGGGTAAGCACCACCTTTACCAAGGGCGATGTGGTGTCGATTATTGGCCCTTCGGGCTGCGGCAAAAGTACATTTCTGCGCTGCCTCAACCGGCTAGAGGCCATCAACCAGGGCCACCTAGAGGTGATGGGCCAAGACATGTCGGCCCCAAAACTGCCCTGGAAGGCGCTCTACCACCTGCGCAGCCAGGTCAGCATGGTGTTTCAGCATTTCAATCTGTTCCCCCACCTAACGGTGATTGAGAATCTGATGCTCTCGCCCCGTAAGGTGCTGAAGCACTCTGATGCCGACTGTCGCGACCTGGCCAGCCAGTACCTGGCGAAGGTGGGCTTGGGCGATCGCGCCGACGCCTATCCCGAGCAGCTCTCGGGTGGGCAAAAGCAGCGGGTGGCGATCGCCCGTAGCCTCTGCATGCAGCCCGAAGCCATTCTGTTTGACGAGCCCACTAGCGCCCTCGACCCCGAACTGGTGGGCGAGGTGCTGGGCGTCATGCGCCAGCTGGCCGAAGAGGGCATGACCATGAT encodes:
- a CDS encoding ABC transporter permease subunit (The N-terminal region of this protein, as described by TIGR01726, is a three transmembrane segment that identifies a subfamily of ABC transporter permease subunits, which specificities that include histidine, arginine, glutamine, glutamate, L-cystine (sic), the opines (in Agrobacterium) octopine and nopaline, etc.) is translated as MVFRLFSSRWLKRCLALVLGLLLGIGAAQLTGLAQDAPTVWEVGTEPAFPPFEMKDDSGNLVGFDIELMTAMGEAAGREVRFITLPFDGLIPALQSRTIDAAISGMTVTAERAQTIDFTRPYFKAGLAIAVRQDNNDITTLEDLEGKRIAVAIGTTGADQAGQVEGATVSTFDNSPLALQELLNGRVDAVVNDLPVTLYAIREANLEGLKIVGELVTEEYYGIAIPKNSEELTAMNDALGTLLQDGTYAEIYQRWFSGEPPELPGVAPSLANAGTASGLAWGRLFQNLIRGAWITILLTASSFFLGLIGGSLVAFAMISPIKPLRWLCRIYVDFFRGTPMLVQLFMIYFGLPALFQSLGFDLSFNRIFAAVLALSLNVAAYLAEILRGGIQSIDRGQWEAGESLAMNPVETMRYVVFPQAFRRILPPLGNEFITLIKDTSLAAVIGFEELFRQGQLTVATTYRAFEVYLAVAIVYLVMTSLASFVFKRLEAYMDPINRPRKAKKDPVPSAIGV
- a CDS encoding amino acid ABC transporter ATP-binding protein; amino-acid sequence: MTTTMTAIATPVIACENLYKSYGSLDVLKGVSTTFTKGDVVSIIGPSGCGKSTFLRCLNRLEAINQGHLEVMGQDMSAPKLPWKALYHLRSQVSMVFQHFNLFPHLTVIENLMLSPRKVLKHSDADCRDLASQYLAKVGLGDRADAYPEQLSGGQKQRVAIARSLCMQPEAILFDEPTSALDPELVGEVLGVMRQLAEEGMTMIVVTHEMQFAREVSNRVLFFNNGVIEEEGIPAEVFSNPRSDRLRSFLSRLSQHQ
- the tsaB gene encoding tRNA (adenosine(37)-N6)-threonylcarbamoyltransferase complex dimerization subunit type 1 TsaB — protein: MDTQFTFMLGLAIHTCGPDLGLALSNFDGEICHQTWPLGRDLSSQLHTILMEFIAPYAWTDLSFLAVAQGPGGFTGTRIGVVTARTLAQQLEIPLFGVSSLAAVAQQALDNSPAGSISDIAVEMQARREQLFTAIYKLTANGLEPSHPDQVLKAAAWEQVLASYPQSLHRAIAGDDLAATVVQVLALAHGRWLRGDRPDWSSVMPYYGQHPVDL